In Mesorhizobium sp. J428, the genomic window ACCGCGACGCGTGGGGTGTGAGGGCTCGGTCATGGATCAGCTCTCCCGAGCCGCGCGTTCGATCGCGCGGATGATGCGCGGATAGGTCCCGCAGCGGCAGAGGTTGGCCGACATCTCGTCGACGATTTCCTGCCGGCTGGGTTTGGGATTGTGTGCCAGAAGCGCGGCCGCGCGCATGATCTGGCCCGACTGGCAATAGCCGCATTGCGGCACCTGCTCGACAATCCAGGCCTGCTGGACTGCGTGGTCACCGCCGGCCGACAGACCTTCGATCGTGGTGATGGTGCTGCCTTCGGTATCTCCAAGCATCACCTGGCATGAGAACGTCGCTTGCCCGTCGACATGGACCGTGCAGGCGCCACACATCCCGGCGCCGCAGCCGTAGCGGGTGCCTTTCAGGTTCAGTTCGTCCCGGAGGGCCCACAGAAGCGGTGTGTCGGGACTGGCGTCGACTTCGACCGTTCTGCCGTTGACGTTGAGATTGATCATGTTGGCTCCTTGCGTACGTGTTGCGCTTGTGGCTTTCGAGATCACTCCCCGTCGCTGCTCTCTCGAAGGAACGAGATGATTGCAGCTCGCTGCGCCTGATCGGCGACGCGAACGGCCATGGTCGTGCCGGGAACGGTGCGGCGCGGGTCGCCCAGGAAACTGTCGAGCGTCTCTTCATCCCAGACGAGGCCTGCGTCCTGCATGGCTTGCGAGTAGCGCGCGCCGGTCAGGCTTCCCGCCTCCCGCCCGAACACTCCGGCCAGAGAAGGACCTGTCCCGCGACCTCCCGTGTCGATGCTGTGGCAGGACGCGCAACGTTGCCGGAACAGGCGTTCGCCATCGGCGGCGGCTTGCGCATGTGCCGACTGCCAGGCCCCCGTGGTGAAGAGCGCCAGGAGGCCAACGGTTGTGAACGACAGGCCGGACGCGCCGTATCGCTTGACTGAACTGTCCATTGCGCGTCCTTTTTTCATCGGCAGTCCTAACGCTGAGCATCCTGCGGTCGGGCAGAATTGCCCGAAGCGGAAAGACGCTATGAAATCGAACGATTGAGGCGCGCTTTGTGCGTCCGGATCGACGCGAGCTGCGCTGTTTCCGCCAGGAATGTAAGCTCACCATCGTCAGGCACTGGATGCCTGAAACTTGGAAAAACTTGCCTAAAACTGCAGCGGCCGATCACGTAGTCGTCATTGCCGACGCATCCCGCCGCGCCACCCGCCTGCAGACGCCGTTTGCAGGATTAGGCAAATTTCTTGAAGGTTCGGGCATTCTGATCATTGGA contains:
- a CDS encoding (2Fe-2S)-binding protein; translation: MINLNVNGRTVEVDASPDTPLLWALRDELNLKGTRYGCGAGMCGACTVHVDGQATFSCQVMLGDTEGSTITTIEGLSAGGDHAVQQAWIVEQVPQCGYCQSGQIMRAAALLAHNPKPSRQEIVDEMSANLCRCGTYPRIIRAIERAARES
- a CDS encoding c-type cytochrome; protein product: MDSSVKRYGASGLSFTTVGLLALFTTGAWQSAHAQAAADGERLFRQRCASCHSIDTGGRGTGPSLAGVFGREAGSLTGARYSQAMQDAGLVWDEETLDSFLGDPRRTVPGTTMAVRVADQAQRAAIISFLRESSDGE